ACCATAAAAAAAATTTTAAAGCAGGAATACATTGGCTACAAGCAACGATCTAAACAGCCATATCCCGTTCTTGGTCCTTATATCCAGGAGATAGACCGCTGGCTTGGCGATGACAAGGACAAGCCATACAAACAGCGACATACAGCAACCCGGATATACCATCGTCTGAAATCGGAACTCGAGTATTCCGGTGGAGAGACGACGGTTCGCCGTTATGTGCGTGAGGCAAAGCTGAGGCTGGGTTTAACGAATCAGCAGGCATTTATCCCATCAGATCCGACGACTGCCCAGGAAGCCGAGGTAGACTGGGGAAACTGTCAGGCAGTTATTGCCGGCGAACCCGTGAAGCTGAAATTATTTTGCATACGTTCAAAATGTTCGGGCAAACACTTTGTTCGCTGTTATCCCTGTGAAAGGCAGCAAGCTTTATTTGACGCTCATATCCAGGCCTTTTCATTTTTTGGAGGCGTGTTCCCAGTTCTTATCTATGACAATCTGACAACAGTCGTACAAAAGGTATTTAAAGGAAAAAAACGTCATCTTCAGGAATCTTATAATCGGTTCAAGGCCTATTACAACTTCGATCCAAGGTTTTGCAATCCCGGCCAGGGCCATGAAAAAGGTGGGATTGAAGGCCTGGTCGGCTACGCTCGAAGAAATTATATGGTTCCTATCCCACATGCTGACAGCCTGGACGAATTGAACACGCGCCTCCTCGATGATTGCATGGCCTATGGAGAGCATCGCATCGCCGGTCAAACACAAAGCGTCAATGAATTGTTTGAATCAGAAAAGCAGGTATTGCTGCCATTGCCGACAACATCGTTCAGTAACGTTGAGACGTTCATGGTCAGGGTAAACAAATATGCCACCGTTATTATTGACAAGAACCGGTATTCTGTCCCGACGCGCTATGCTTACATGAGAGTGCAGGCGATAGTAGAGATAGACCAGGTGATCATTTATTGGAGCGGCAGAAAAATAAGCACCCATCATCGGTTATATGGAAATAATAAGTGGAGTTTAAAACCGGAACATTATCTGGAGTTGATTCGTCAGCGTCCACAATCATTTGATACCGCCCGGCCAATTTTACAATGGCGTGATCAATGGCCGGATTGCCTGGAAAAGTTATTAGAACATTTTCGCCGGAAAAACGGTGTAACCAAAGGTACCCGGGAATTTGTCACCGTGCTGATGCTGTACGAAAAATATGCTGTCGACAAGATCGAAGCAGCCGTAAAGGAAGCACTGAAAAGCAATGTCGGCTGCAGCAATGCTCTCAAGCAGATTTTACACAGTCAAAACATCTCTATGGAGTCCCAATTTGATCCTTTGTCGAACTGGGAGACACTGCCCCCTGCTGACATCTCGGCATACGAACAGCTTGGAGGTATCTTATGAACCCAGCAGTCCAGGCAGTCCTCACACAGCACTTAAAAACGCTGAAGCTCTCGACGATGGAAAAAGAGTTGGAAGGTCAGATCCGGCAGGCGCATGAGGCGGCCTGCGGCTACGATGAGTTTTTATTGAATCTTGTTGAAGCGGAAGTTCAAATACGGCAGGAAAACGGTCGCAAGCGACGTCTCAAGGAAGCCAGGTTCCCGATGCAGAAACCGCTTGAAACATTTGATTTTGAGGCTGCCCCTGATTTGGACGCCCGGTTGATCAAAGAACTTTCAACAGGGACATTCATTAAAGAAGCCCGGAATATAATTTTGATAGGTAAAAGCGGAGCCGGTAAAACCCATCTGGCAACCAGCATCGGGATGGAAGCCTGCCGGTATGGACATCGAGTTCGTTTTATTACTGGTTGTGGGCTTGCAAACGAACTGACGGAGGCCAGGGAACAACAGGCTCTGGGTAGAATGATAAAACGATATGCCGGTTATGGGCTGTTGATTCTTGATGAATTGGGGTACGTCCCGTTCAGTAAAATCGGCGCTGAATTATTGTTCCAAGTCCTTACCGAGCGCCATGAAAGACGTTCGATCATCATCACTACCAATCTTGGTTTTGGTGATTGGACGCAGGTGTTTGGCGATGCAAATCTTACCGCTGCTCTGCTGGATCGTGTCACTCACCGGGCTCACATTATTCAATGTAACTGGGACAGTTATCGACTTAAACAGACTTTAAAATCGAGAGGATAAAGAATGAAAGAACTGGATGTATATAATCCCCTGAAAGGTCGAAATGAAACGATAAGGATCGAGATCTCCGAAGACTGTACGACCTATTTTGAAGAGGCGGAGAAGAATGATGATATCCTGAGCATTACAGACACAGATGCCGGTTTGTTAATACAAGAGTGTGGGTGCACAAAACCGATTCTCATAGCTGTAGAATCACGGGAATCAATTAATTACAGCCAAAAAGGAGCGTTGAAGGCAATAGCCGACTACTGCGTTGGGTAGCCCGTCCGGCCAGGGCCAGGGGATCGGCCCGGCGCCGGGCCGATCCCCTGGCCCTGGCCGTTACCCAAACCGGAACTATATAAAAAGCGATAAGAGAATGATTTTAACAACAGGGGGGGTCAAAATTGGGTTGTCGAGAGGGGTCAATTTTGTGTTGCAATTCCGACCCGCCCTGAAAGACCGGGTAAAGGAGCAGGTTCGGGCTATGGCAGAGAAGACAAAGGCCTGCGTGATTCATGTTACCCATTCAAACCAGGAGTTATTGCCAGGGACCCATGCCCTTTATACCCTGGACAGGGGCCGGCTTTACCCGGATTCCGTTTAATTTTTGTACAAGCGTTTAAGGGCGGCGTTTACAGACTGGGTATAAAAAGCCGGAGAGTGCCTTTGCTTGCACCCTCCTGTTTTCTTTGAATTCGATTCTCAGCAGCTTGGTTTTTTCTTCTGACTGCGGCAAGGCCAATCAGTCCTGAGAGTATGAGAAGACCGGCATTTGGAACAGGTTCGGGATTGACATTGGCATAGCTTTTGCCGGCCCGGGCAAAAGAGATAGTCTCGTTTGCATCATTATTCAATGTAAAAAAGACTATGCACAAGATAGTGTGTCCGGCACCGTTCCATAAAAAGCAAGCTTTAATAGACAGATTGCTCGCCTTGTTCAAGATTCACTCAGAGGCAGGAGTACCAATATATTAAATTTATTTTTGCTTTTCATGATCAGGGGGGCCTCCAATAATCTTGAATTTTATTGTTTGTTGAACGAAGCCGCTCGCGCGGCGGAAAACCCCAAAGTTATGTATACTCCTAATTGTGGGATCAAACGGAAGATCCCAACTATCTATAATTAAAGGAGTATACCATGAACACATCCGAAGTAAACCGTTTTAACGAACTCTATGAGCGCCATTTAAAAACCCTTAGACTTCAGGGAAAGGCTCAAAAAACCATTGATGCTTATTCCAGGGCCATCCGGCGGGTAAGAGATTACTTTGACTGCTGCCCGGACAAACTCGAACCCGTACAACTTGAAGATTACTTTTCCGATTTGGTTGACTCTCATTCATGGAGTACAGTCAAAATTGATCGCCTTGGACTCCAGCATTTCTGGAAATTTGTTTTGAAAAAAGAATGGAATTGGTTGAATATTGTTAAGCCGCCTAAGGTTAAAACCATTCCGGATATTTTGACTCCTGGTGAGGTGGAAAAGCTCATCGGTGCGACACGCAAACTGCGTTACCGGGTTTTCCTGCTGACAACTTATTCCATGGGCCTGCGTTTGGGAGAGGCATTGTCCCTGCAAGTGAGAGATGTTGATGCAGCACGAAAACTTGTCCATATCCGGAGAGGGAAAGGCCATAAAGACCGGCTAATTCCCTTACCGGACCGCACCCTGGTCGGACTGCGGGAACTATGGAAAAGACATCAACACCCCAAACTGCTTTTTCCCAATGCCAACGGTTCACTGGAAACCATCCAGAAGGCAAAATCTCATATGGACCGGGGTGGTGTCCAAAATGCCATGAAGGCTGTAGTCGCCGATTGCGGTATCAAAAAAAAGTTTCCATACACTCTTTGCGCCACAGTTTTGCGACCCATCTGCTTGAAAAGGGCTTAAGCCTTCGCCACATCCAGGCTCTTCTCGGCCATGCCCGTCCTGAAACAACTGCACGTTACGCACACCTTACTGATGTCACGGAAAAGGACTGCAGGACGACCATCAATGATTTGATTAACACCATTCATGTAGATTTCTGGAAGGTGTAATCATGCGACTTTCTCCTATCATTGAAGAATATTATGATGCATTTTTGACTCGTTACGGGGATAGGGCATTGCCGGAACAGATCAAAGCCTTAAACGCCATACTTCGTTGCCGCACACCAGACGCCGGGCAGATTTATACGGTCTGTCCAGACTGCAATCATACACAACTGCATCCACTGTCCTGTGGAAACCGCAATTGTCCCCATTGTCAAAACCATGAGACAAGCCAATGGATTGACCGGCAGCAAAATAAACAGCTTCCCGTCCAGTATTTCATGGTAACTTTTACCTTGCCCTGTCAGTTCAGGAAAGTTGCATACCGGAATCAACGGACAGTTTATTCTCTGATGTTTTCATGTGTATCCAGCACGTTGAAAGAATTTGGGCTAAATCCCCGGCACCTTGGGGCCCAAATCGGTATGACCATGGTTCTTCACACTCATAGCAGAAGATTGGATTTTCACCCGCATATTCATGTAGTTGTTCCAGGTGGCGGTGTTGACCCATCCAGGCGGCAATGGAAAAAGAAAAAAGGCAAGTATTTGTTTAATCGAAAAGCCCTGGCCAAAGTTTTTCGGGCACGTTTCCTGAACGGATTGAATAAAGAGAATTTGCCAATTCCCAAAGGTGCTCGTTCCAAATGGATTGTCGATTGTGCCAGGGTCGGAACCGGCATGTCTGCCCTGAAGTACCTGTCCAGATATTTATACCGGGGAGTGATCAGCGAACGTGATATCATTGCCAATCAGGACGGCCGGGTTACCTTCATGTATATTGACGGTAAAACCAAAGAGATGTGCAGGCGAACCCTTAAAGGAGAGGAGTTTCTGCACCTGATCCTGCTTCATGTGTTGCCCAGGGGATTTCGTAGGGCAAGAGATTACGGCTTTCTTCACGGGAATGCCAAGAAATTGCTCTTCATAGTACAGATGATTCTCCACGTTCGGATTATGGCAATAGTGCTTCGGCCAAGGCCTGTTTTTAAATGCCCCCATTGCGGGAAGCCTATGAAAATCCTCGGAATAAAGCCTGTCGGTACAGGATAGGATAAACAAAAGGTAGAAACCCAATCTCAATTTAACTGGAGGTGAACAACACTATGAAATAATCCGGCTTTTTTTAGAAAGCCCTGAAAAGGGCAACGCTATAGGTGCGTCTTATCTCAGGAGCCCGGAAATAACACGCCTTTCAGATCCTTAATCCCCAAAAAGATATTTTCATATATATGGAAACCCGGCTCATTTGGGCCGGGCTTGTTCAACAATCGGATAAGATCGTGGTTCGTTCCTCACACGATCTATCCTTATTCGATAGATAAAAATGGATTGGCGTAAAGATTTTAATCATGATTGTTTTAGAAATTTTTGAAAAACGAGTAAAGACGAACTGATCAACCCATACAGACCATTAACCAAGAGTAGGTGAGCGTATGCCGCAAACATTGACTGATAAAATTAAAAAAAAACAAGCTGTTGGGTATTACAAGTCTGACGGGGCATTAATAGAATCATTATTAACAGAAAGTGAACTTAAAAACATTCTTCCTAAACTTAAAGATGCTAAAACTAAGATATCGGACGGAAGTGATTATGTAATTGTTGAAGTTCATTCCGATCGCGTGGGAATAAAGAATCATAAGGATCAATCAAAATCATCTTCTGTTAGCTTTTCTGATATAATCAAGGCAGATAAAATAAACATCAATTTTTTAAAAAATGGATCGTACCCAAAATCATCAAACAAAAGAATATACTGTGATTATGGAATGTCTAATAAT
The DNA window shown above is from uncultured Desulfobacter sp. and carries:
- the istA gene encoding IS21 family transposase encodes the protein MLKVDQYDYIRTAHRVYGKAIKELARETGHSKNTIKKILKQEYIGYKQRSKQPYPVLGPYIQEIDRWLGDDKDKPYKQRHTATRIYHRLKSELEYSGGETTVRRYVREAKLRLGLTNQQAFIPSDPTTAQEAEVDWGNCQAVIAGEPVKLKLFCIRSKCSGKHFVRCYPCERQQALFDAHIQAFSFFGGVFPVLIYDNLTTVVQKVFKGKKRHLQESYNRFKAYYNFDPRFCNPGQGHEKGGIEGLVGYARRNYMVPIPHADSLDELNTRLLDDCMAYGEHRIAGQTQSVNELFESEKQVLLPLPTTSFSNVETFMVRVNKYATVIIDKNRYSVPTRYAYMRVQAIVEIDQVIIYWSGRKISTHHRLYGNNKWSLKPEHYLELIRQRPQSFDTARPILQWRDQWPDCLEKLLEHFRRKNGVTKGTREFVTVLMLYEKYAVDKIEAAVKEALKSNVGCSNALKQILHSQNISMESQFDPLSNWETLPPADISAYEQLGGIL
- the istB gene encoding IS21-like element helper ATPase IstB, which translates into the protein MNPAVQAVLTQHLKTLKLSTMEKELEGQIRQAHEAACGYDEFLLNLVEAEVQIRQENGRKRRLKEARFPMQKPLETFDFEAAPDLDARLIKELSTGTFIKEARNIILIGKSGAGKTHLATSIGMEACRYGHRVRFITGCGLANELTEAREQQALGRMIKRYAGYGLLILDELGYVPFSKIGAELLFQVLTERHERRSIIITTNLGFGDWTQVFGDANLTAALLDRVTHRAHIIQCNWDSYRLKQTLKSRG
- a CDS encoding VPLPA-CTERM sorting domain-containing protein, producing the protein MCIVFFTLNNDANETISFARAGKSYANVNPEPVPNAGLLILSGLIGLAAVRRKNQAAENRIQRKQEGASKGTLRLFIPSL
- a CDS encoding IS91 family transposase codes for the protein MRLSPIIEEYYDAFLTRYGDRALPEQIKALNAILRCRTPDAGQIYTVCPDCNHTQLHPLSCGNRNCPHCQNHETSQWIDRQQNKQLPVQYFMVTFTLPCQFRKVAYRNQRTVYSLMFSCVSSTLKEFGLNPRHLGAQIGMTMVLHTHSRRLDFHPHIHVVVPGGGVDPSRRQWKKKKGKYLFNRKALAKVFRARFLNGLNKENLPIPKGARSKWIVDCARVGTGMSALKYLSRYLYRGVISERDIIANQDGRVTFMYIDGKTKEMCRRTLKGEEFLHLILLHVLPRGFRRARDYGFLHGNAKKLLFIVQMILHVRIMAIVLRPRPVFKCPHCGKPMKILGIKPVGTG